From Glycine soja cultivar W05 chromosome 4, ASM419377v2, whole genome shotgun sequence, the proteins below share one genomic window:
- the LOC114410281 gene encoding nephrocystin-3-like has protein sequence MKTKTKTRFMCRMKGSCLLLTSSFTGIRTSKELRHMMSLCELKSITCFSVCNQKQKYNQKLYIIPVRTVCVRFCISRSSVGSVELSGTGTHSDAYSGFSAPNDYQRIDSLEKELEELFDEVKRMISMGNKNDAIDLLTANYEVVKERLNAGTKGIEEAATLDIIALGYMAVGDLKFVGSLLNMMKEVVDNLKDDAPRLDSILMHMGSMYATLSKFEKSLDVYQRAVYIMERTYGKDSTFLVTPCLGMAKVLGSIGKATKAIETYQRVITLLESSRGTKSKDLVVPLLSLANLLLKEGRANDAETHFTRVLNIYTELYGQNDGKIGMAMSSLARVKCAQGKSDEAIQLFKRAIQVMKDSNYLSPDDNIMEKMRVDLAELLHTVGRGQEGRELLEECLWITERYKGKEHPSLVTHMINLATSYSRSKNYADAEHLLRRSLQIMIKQKGTDDQSISFPMLHLAVTLYHLKKDEEAEKLALEVLRIREKAFGKNSLPVGEALDCLVSIQTRLGRDESELLELLRRILNIQEREFGRESEEVLVTLKKIVYYLDKLGKKDEKLTLQRRLSVLSKKYKQMVNY, from the exons ATGAAGACGAAGACGAAGACGAGGTTTATGTGTAGAATGAAAGGTTCATGTCTTCTTCTCACGTCCTCTTTCACCGGAATCag GACAAGCAAAGAGCTTCGGCATATGATGTCACTGTGTGAGTTGAAAAGCATAACATGCTTCTCAGTTTGTAATCAAAAGCAAAAATACAATCAAAAGCTTTACATTATTCCCGTTAGAACTGTTTGTGTTCGGTTCTGCATCTCAAGATCCTCAGTTGGGTCAGTGGAATTGAGTGGGACAGGCACACACAGTGATGCTTATTCAGGATTTTCAGCTCCAAATGACTATCAGAG AATCGACAGTTTAGAGAAAGAGTTGGAAGAATTATTTGATGAAGTGAAAAGAATGATTAGTATGGGAAACAAAAATGATGCTATAGACCTGCTAACTGCAAATTATGAAGTGGTGAAAGAGCGCCTTAATGCAGGTACTAAAGGCATAGAAGAAGCTGCAACTTTGGACATCATAGCACTAGGTTACATGGCTGTTGGAGACTTAAAATTTGTTGGATCTCTGCTGAACATG ATGAAAGAAGTTGTTGACAATTTGAAGGATGATGCTCCTCGTCTAGATTCAATACTTATGCATATGGGAAGTATGTATGCAACATTGAGCAAGTTTGAAAAATCATTGGATGTGTATCAGAGGGCTGTCTACATTATGGAGAGGACCTATG gtaAGGATAGCACTTTTCTTGTCACACCCTGTTTAGGTATGGCAAAAGTTCTTGGTTCTATTGGAAAAGCAACAAAAGCAATAGAGACATACCAGCGTGTGATCACTCTTTTGGAATCAAGTAGAGGTACCAAAAGTAAAGATTTGGTTGTACCTTTACTAAGTCTAGCCAATCTGTTACTCAAAGAAGGGAGAGCCAATGACGCTGAAACTCATTTTACTAG AGTTCTCAACATATACACCGAATTATATGGACAAAATGATGGAAAAATTGGAATGGCTATGAGTTCCCTAGCCCGAGTTAAGTGTGCTCAAG GGAAATCCGATGAAGCAATTCAACTGTTTAAACGTGCTATTCAGGTCATGAAGGATTCAAATTACTTGTCACCAGATGACAATATAATGGAAAAGATGAGGGTAGATCTAGCCGAATTACTTCATACTGTTGGGAG agGACAAGAAGGCAGAGAGCTATTAGAGGAGTGCTTGTGGATCACTGAGAGGTACAAGGGAAAGGAGCACCCCAGCCTAGTGACACACATGATAAATCTTGCAACTTCATATTCACGGTCAAAGAACTATGCGGATGCCGAGCACTTGTTGAGAAGAAGTTTGCAAATCATGATAAAACAAAAGGGAACTGATGACCAGTCCATCAGCTTTCCAATGCTACACCTTGCAGTTACACTCTACCatttgaaaaaagatgaagaagcAGAGAAACTTGCCCTGGAGGTTTTGCGCATCCGTGAGAAGGCCTTTGGAAAAAATTCTCTTCCCGTTG GGGAGGCTTTGGATTGTTTGGTGTCTATTCAAACCAGACTTGGTAGGGATGAAAGTGAGTTACTCGAGCTGCTTAGAAGGATCCTGAATATTCAAGAGAGAGAATTTGGACGTGAGAGTGAGGAGGTTTTGGTTACcttgaaaaaaattgtatactACTTGGATAAACTagggaaaaaagatgaaaagcttACCCTTCAGAGAAGGTTGTCAGTGCTTAGTAAAAAGTATAAGCAGATGGTTAATTACTGA
- the LOC114410282 gene encoding uncharacterized protein LOC114410282 isoform X1, whose protein sequence is MASAEGKAPYTANCFTQDFRIPPSSPDHPSSVSKTILSDWVPSNSINDQIHANAVCIPHNLNSDKLPEMKWWLHVKSDLGDEANYTCQQLNSYESELGTFYSEFLNGSVKSGGDQLVKDFDALSNIQSANLSIEQPWHVVSPTCMKNNNTRMPKFEASLNTDLHFTPKKKDQEEFYFQDSHFMDCDISNFLVSEQGKMASSDLESHLMGAEKTGAWWRTTGKDELASLVARKSLEHIENCDLPQPQTKHVSQRPSYPKGVDHDNTPPSSLNRKTETGSSYADSYTTGISTSDCSFQDSNKHSSSSQSKDSSSSTEGCQINSENGSVSELLKALCHSQTRAREAEKAAQRAYSEKEHILSLFFRQASQLFAYKQWLHMLQLENLCLQLRNKNQSFPNLFPASLPWDPCRGRLLKKSHSKARKRKNSNRRCVITKCAVAFAVGLGLAGAGLLLGWTMGWMFPPL, encoded by the exons ATGGCATCAGCAGAAGGGAAGGCTCCTTATACAGCTAATTGTTTTACTCAAGATTTCCGGATTCCCCCGAGTTCTCCTGATCATCCGTCATCAGTTTCAAAAACAATACTATCTGATTGGGTTCCTAGTAATTCTATTAATGATCAAATTCATGCCAATGCAGTCTGTATCCCCCACAATCTGAATTCTGATAAGCTACCAGAAATGAAATGGTGGCTACATGTGAAAAGTGACTTGGGGGATGAAGCAAATTATACATGTCAACAGCTGAATTCCTACGAGTCTGAACTTGGTaccttctattctgaatttcttAATGGCAGCGTCAAGAGTGGGGGAGATCAATTGGTCAAAGACTTTGATGCTCTTTCTAATATTCAAAGTGCCAATTTATCTATAGAGCAGCCGTGGCATGTTGTCTCTCCTACATGTATGAAAAACAACAATACCAGAATGCCAAAATTTGAGGCTTCACTGAATACTGATTTACATTTTACTCCTAAGAAGAAAGATCAGGAGGAATTCTATTTTCAAGATAGTCATTTTATGGATTGTGATATTTCCAATTTCTTGGTCTCTGAACAAGGCAAAATGGCATCATCTGATCTAGAATCACATTTGATGGGAGCAGAGAAAACTGGGGCTTGGTGGCGCACCACTGGAAAAGATGAGTTGGCTTCCTTGGTTGCTCGGAAGTCACTTGAGCATATTGAGAATTGTGATCTCCCTCAACCCCAGACTAAGCATGTCAGTCAGAGACCCTCCTACCCAAAGGGTGTTGACCATGATAATACTCCACCATCTTCTTTGAACCGTAAAACTGAGACTGGTTCTTCCTATGCAGATAGTTATACAACTGGGATATCCACTTCTGACTGTTCATTTCAGGATTCAAACAAGCATTCCAG TTCCAGTCAGAGCAAAGATTCTAGCTCAAGCACCGAAGGTTGCCAAATAAATTCTGAGAACGGTAGCGTGTCTGAGCTGTTGAAAGCTTTGTGTCACTCTCAAACAAGAGCAAGAGAGGCTGAGAAAGCAGCGCAGCGAGCTTACAGCGAGAAGGAGCACATCCTGAGTCTCTTTTTTCGACAGGCTTCACAACTCTTTGCTTACAAGCAGTGGCTCCACATGTTGCAGCTCGAGAACCTGTGTCTGCAACTCAGAAACAAAAACCAGTCATTTCCAAATCTCTTTCCAGCATCCTTACCCTGGGACCCATGCAGGGGAAGGCTGCTTAAGAAAAGTCATAGCAAAGCtaggaagaggaagaatagTAACAGAAGATGTGTGATTACAAAGTGTGCTGTTGCTTTTGCTGTGGGATTAGGCCTCGCTGGTGCTGGTTTGCTTCTTGGTTGGACAATGGGATGGATGTTTCCTCCCTTATAA
- the LOC114410282 gene encoding uncharacterized protein LOC114410282 isoform X2 → MASAEGKAPYTANCFTQDFRIPPSSPDHPSSVSKTILSDWVPSNSINDQIHANAVCIPHNLNSDKLPEMKWWLHVKSDLGDEANYTCQQLNSYESELGTFYSEFLNGSVKSGGDQLVKDFDALSNIQSANLSIEQPWHVVSPTCMKNNNTRMPKFEASLNTDLHFTPKKKDQEEFYFQDSHFMDCDISNFLVSEQGKMASSDLESHLMGAEKTGAWWRTTGKDELASLVARKSLEHIENCDLPQPQTKHVSQRPSYPKGVDHDNTPPSSLNRKTETGSSYADSYTTGISTSDCSFQDSNKHSSQSKDSSSSTEGCQINSENGSVSELLKALCHSQTRAREAEKAAQRAYSEKEHILSLFFRQASQLFAYKQWLHMLQLENLCLQLRNKNQSFPNLFPASLPWDPCRGRLLKKSHSKARKRKNSNRRCVITKCAVAFAVGLGLAGAGLLLGWTMGWMFPPL, encoded by the exons ATGGCATCAGCAGAAGGGAAGGCTCCTTATACAGCTAATTGTTTTACTCAAGATTTCCGGATTCCCCCGAGTTCTCCTGATCATCCGTCATCAGTTTCAAAAACAATACTATCTGATTGGGTTCCTAGTAATTCTATTAATGATCAAATTCATGCCAATGCAGTCTGTATCCCCCACAATCTGAATTCTGATAAGCTACCAGAAATGAAATGGTGGCTACATGTGAAAAGTGACTTGGGGGATGAAGCAAATTATACATGTCAACAGCTGAATTCCTACGAGTCTGAACTTGGTaccttctattctgaatttcttAATGGCAGCGTCAAGAGTGGGGGAGATCAATTGGTCAAAGACTTTGATGCTCTTTCTAATATTCAAAGTGCCAATTTATCTATAGAGCAGCCGTGGCATGTTGTCTCTCCTACATGTATGAAAAACAACAATACCAGAATGCCAAAATTTGAGGCTTCACTGAATACTGATTTACATTTTACTCCTAAGAAGAAAGATCAGGAGGAATTCTATTTTCAAGATAGTCATTTTATGGATTGTGATATTTCCAATTTCTTGGTCTCTGAACAAGGCAAAATGGCATCATCTGATCTAGAATCACATTTGATGGGAGCAGAGAAAACTGGGGCTTGGTGGCGCACCACTGGAAAAGATGAGTTGGCTTCCTTGGTTGCTCGGAAGTCACTTGAGCATATTGAGAATTGTGATCTCCCTCAACCCCAGACTAAGCATGTCAGTCAGAGACCCTCCTACCCAAAGGGTGTTGACCATGATAATACTCCACCATCTTCTTTGAACCGTAAAACTGAGACTGGTTCTTCCTATGCAGATAGTTATACAACTGGGATATCCACTTCTGACTGTTCATTTCAGGATTCAAACAAGCATTCCAG TCAGAGCAAAGATTCTAGCTCAAGCACCGAAGGTTGCCAAATAAATTCTGAGAACGGTAGCGTGTCTGAGCTGTTGAAAGCTTTGTGTCACTCTCAAACAAGAGCAAGAGAGGCTGAGAAAGCAGCGCAGCGAGCTTACAGCGAGAAGGAGCACATCCTGAGTCTCTTTTTTCGACAGGCTTCACAACTCTTTGCTTACAAGCAGTGGCTCCACATGTTGCAGCTCGAGAACCTGTGTCTGCAACTCAGAAACAAAAACCAGTCATTTCCAAATCTCTTTCCAGCATCCTTACCCTGGGACCCATGCAGGGGAAGGCTGCTTAAGAAAAGTCATAGCAAAGCtaggaagaggaagaatagTAACAGAAGATGTGTGATTACAAAGTGTGCTGTTGCTTTTGCTGTGGGATTAGGCCTCGCTGGTGCTGGTTTGCTTCTTGGTTGGACAATGGGATGGATGTTTCCTCCCTTATAA
- the LOC114410283 gene encoding protein ABIL2-like isoform X1: MGKVATSATLPVSQEASNYDEVFMQQSLLFDDSLKDLKNLRAQLYSAAEYFELSYSNDDQKQIVVETLKDYAIKALVNTVDHLGSVTYKVNDLLDEKVVEVSVTELRVSCIEQRIKTCHEYMDHEGRTQQSLVISTPKYHKRYILPVGETMHGANHTKSKYVGYNLDDEGEWPHFRNAVRATIRETPPSTARRGRSPSPSLQPQSSGAFSFTSTMPKKDLERRSVSPYRFPLLRTGSRSSRPPTPKISRPTTPNPSRPTTPNPSNARQRYPSEPRKSSSMRLSAERDHGKDIEQYPSKSKRLLKALLSRRKSKKDDMLYTYLDEY, encoded by the exons ATGGGAAAGGTCGCAACTTCTGCAACCCTGCCTGTATCTCAAGAAGCTTCCAATTATGATGAGGTTTTTATGCAGCAGAGCTTGCTCTTTGATGATAGTCTGAAG GATTTGAAGAATCTGAGAGCACAATTATATTCAGCAGCTGAATATTTTGAACTCTCATACTCCAATGATGACCAAAAACAAAT AGTGGTAGAAACATTGAAGGATTATGCCATCAAAGCTCTTGTAAATACAGTGGACCATTTAGGTTCCGTGACCTACAAAGTAAATGATTTGTTGGATGAGAAAGTTGTTGAAGTTTCTGTAACAGAGCTACGAGTGTCTTGTATTGAACAG AGAATAAAGACGTGCCATGAGTATATGGATCATGAGGGGCGTACGCAACAGTCATTGGTGATCAGTACTCCAAAATATCACAAGCGTTATATCTTGCCAG TTGGGGAGACCATGCATGGTGCCAACCACACAAAGTCAAAATATGTGGGGTACAACCTAGATGACGAAGGTGAATGGCCTCACTTTAGGAATG CTGTTCGAGCTACTATCAGAGAAACACCACCATCTACAGCGAG AAGAGGACGTTCCCCATCACCATCTTTACAACCTCAGAGTTCTGGAGCTTTTTCATTCACTTCAACTATGCCTAAAAAAGATTTAG AGAGGCGATCGGTTTCACCATACCGGTTCCCCCTTCTACGCACTGGATCTCGGTCAAGTAGGCCTCCAACACCTAAGATAAGTAGACCAACCACTCCAAATCCAAGCAGACCCACCACACCAAATCCTTCTAATGCAAGACAAAGG TACCCTTCGGAGCCGCGCAAATCATCTTCAATGCGATTATCTGCAGAAAGAGACCATGGCAAAGACATAGAACAATACCCTAGTAAGAGTAAACGTCTCCTGAAGGCCTTACTAAGCCGACGCAAGTCTAAGAAGGATGACATGCTATACACATACTTGGACGAGTACTGA
- the LOC114410283 gene encoding protein ABIL2-like isoform X2 has protein sequence MGKVATSATLPVSQEASNYDEVFMQQSLLFDDSLKDLKNLRAQLYSAAEYFELSYSNDDQKQIVVETLKDYAIKALVNTVDHLGSVTYKVNDLLDEKVVEVSVTELRVSCIEQRIKTCHEYMDHEGRTQQSLVISTPKYHKRYILPVGETMHGANHTKSKYVGYNLDDEAVRATIRETPPSTARRGRSPSPSLQPQSSGAFSFTSTMPKKDLERRSVSPYRFPLLRTGSRSSRPPTPKISRPTTPNPSRPTTPNPSNARQRYPSEPRKSSSMRLSAERDHGKDIEQYPSKSKRLLKALLSRRKSKKDDMLYTYLDEY, from the exons ATGGGAAAGGTCGCAACTTCTGCAACCCTGCCTGTATCTCAAGAAGCTTCCAATTATGATGAGGTTTTTATGCAGCAGAGCTTGCTCTTTGATGATAGTCTGAAG GATTTGAAGAATCTGAGAGCACAATTATATTCAGCAGCTGAATATTTTGAACTCTCATACTCCAATGATGACCAAAAACAAAT AGTGGTAGAAACATTGAAGGATTATGCCATCAAAGCTCTTGTAAATACAGTGGACCATTTAGGTTCCGTGACCTACAAAGTAAATGATTTGTTGGATGAGAAAGTTGTTGAAGTTTCTGTAACAGAGCTACGAGTGTCTTGTATTGAACAG AGAATAAAGACGTGCCATGAGTATATGGATCATGAGGGGCGTACGCAACAGTCATTGGTGATCAGTACTCCAAAATATCACAAGCGTTATATCTTGCCAG TTGGGGAGACCATGCATGGTGCCAACCACACAAAGTCAAAATATGTGGGGTACAACCTAGATGACGAAG CTGTTCGAGCTACTATCAGAGAAACACCACCATCTACAGCGAG AAGAGGACGTTCCCCATCACCATCTTTACAACCTCAGAGTTCTGGAGCTTTTTCATTCACTTCAACTATGCCTAAAAAAGATTTAG AGAGGCGATCGGTTTCACCATACCGGTTCCCCCTTCTACGCACTGGATCTCGGTCAAGTAGGCCTCCAACACCTAAGATAAGTAGACCAACCACTCCAAATCCAAGCAGACCCACCACACCAAATCCTTCTAATGCAAGACAAAGG TACCCTTCGGAGCCGCGCAAATCATCTTCAATGCGATTATCTGCAGAAAGAGACCATGGCAAAGACATAGAACAATACCCTAGTAAGAGTAAACGTCTCCTGAAGGCCTTACTAAGCCGACGCAAGTCTAAGAAGGATGACATGCTATACACATACTTGGACGAGTACTGA